A section of the Streptomyces sp. CG1 genome encodes:
- a CDS encoding MFS transporter, which translates to MPELSSRRRLLVLAICCMSLLIVSLDNTVLNVALPSMQRDLHTTTSGLQWTIDAYTLVLASLLMLAGSTADRIGRKKVFMTGLMVFTVGSVLCSVAPNLSLLVVFRMVQAIGGSMLNPVAMSIITNTFTDARERARAIGVWGAVVGISMAAGPLVGGLLVQSVSWRSIFWINLPVGLAALLLTLRFVPESRAPRARRPDPVGQLLVIVLFGSLTYAIIEAPDAGAATVTPFAATALAALLALLWYEPRRTEPLIDLRFFRSAPFSGATVIAISAFAALGGFLFLSTLYLQNVRGLDALHAGLWMLPMAAPTFLCAPLSGRLVGSRGPRLPLLVAGTAMTASGVLFAAFEAETSNATLFIAYVVFGIGFGFVNAPITNTAVSGMPRAQAGVAAAVASTSRQLGQTLGVAVIGAVLASGIHTSAYRDTFVSAARPGWWILTACGLAVLTLGLLTSGRWARRTAERTAESLSSPEVREAAGVGART; encoded by the coding sequence ATGCCCGAGTTGAGCTCTCGCCGCCGTCTGCTCGTGCTCGCGATCTGCTGTATGAGCCTGCTGATCGTGAGCCTGGACAACACCGTGCTGAACGTGGCGCTGCCGTCCATGCAGCGCGATCTGCACACCACCACCTCCGGCCTGCAGTGGACGATCGACGCCTACACGCTGGTGCTCGCCTCGCTCCTGATGCTCGCGGGCTCGACGGCCGACCGCATCGGCCGCAAGAAGGTCTTCATGACCGGCCTGATGGTGTTCACGGTCGGCTCCGTGCTCTGCTCCGTGGCGCCGAACCTCAGCCTGCTGGTGGTGTTCCGCATGGTGCAGGCGATCGGCGGCTCGATGCTCAACCCGGTCGCCATGTCGATCATCACCAACACCTTCACCGACGCCCGGGAGCGGGCCCGCGCGATCGGTGTGTGGGGCGCGGTGGTCGGCATATCGATGGCGGCGGGCCCACTGGTGGGCGGTCTCCTCGTCCAGTCGGTGAGCTGGCGCTCGATCTTCTGGATCAACCTCCCGGTGGGCCTCGCCGCCCTTCTCCTCACCCTCCGCTTCGTCCCCGAGTCCCGCGCGCCGAGGGCTCGCCGCCCCGACCCGGTCGGCCAGCTCCTGGTCATCGTCCTGTTCGGCTCGCTGACGTACGCGATCATCGAGGCGCCGGACGCGGGCGCAGCGACGGTGACCCCCTTCGCGGCGACAGCCCTGGCCGCTCTCCTGGCCCTCCTCTGGTACGAGCCTCGCCGCACCGAACCCCTCATCGACCTGCGCTTCTTCCGCTCGGCGCCGTTCAGCGGGGCCACGGTGATCGCGATCAGCGCGTTCGCGGCGCTGGGCGGCTTCCTGTTCCTGTCGACGCTGTACCTGCAGAACGTCCGCGGTCTCGACGCCCTGCACGCGGGCCTGTGGATGCTGCCGATGGCCGCGCCGACCTTCCTGTGCGCGCCCCTGTCCGGCCGCCTGGTCGGCAGCCGCGGCCCGCGCCTCCCCCTCCTGGTGGCCGGTACGGCGATGACGGCGAGCGGTGTCCTGTTCGCGGCCTTCGAGGCGGAGACGTCGAACGCCACCCTCTTCATCGCCTACGTCGTGTTCGGCATCGGCTTCGGTTTCGTGAACGCGCCGATCACCAACACGGCCGTCTCCGGCATGCCCCGCGCCCAGGCCGGCGTCGCCGCCGCCGTCGCCTCCACCAGCAGGCAACTGGGCCAGACCCTGGGCGTCGCGGTCATCGGCGCGGTCCTGGCCTCCGGCATCCACACCTCCGCCTACCGTGACACCTTCGTCTCGGCGGCTCGCCCCGGCTGGTGGATCCTCACCGCCTGCGGCCTGGCCGTCCTCACTCTCGGCCTCCTGACCAGCGGCCGCTGGGCCCGCAGGACGGCCGAGCGCACGGCCGAGAGCCTGTCGTCACCGGAGGTGCGGGAGGCCGCGGGTGTCGGCGCGAGGACCTGA
- a CDS encoding CDP-alcohol phosphatidyltransferase: MPNSMDGLELSTFVRIPAEGVIGAAVMLALPRRPRVVLAVVSGIALAALTVLNLLDMGFNQYLGRGFNPVLDWSLLGDAQSYLVDSLGRTTTLAVTAGVIVLVLLLFALLSLSTVRLANLLARHSGIATRGTLIAGVVWITCSSLGVQMSGGPVAVDRTATALKGQVRQARNTLRDQAEFEKVARVDAFGNTPGSQLVPDLRGKDMIFTFIESYGRSAVEDPIMAPGVDSTLDARTKALAKAGFHAKSGWLTSATYGGSSWLGHSTTMSGLWISDQQRYRTVMASDHMSLTDAFKKTGAFDTVGVMPGVQKGWPEQKWYGLDKVYNAFQLGYKGPKFSWSTMPDQYTLQQYQDRVHSKKPADGRSRMSLLILTSSHTPWAPIPKMVPWDQLGDGSVFDSIEKAGHPSTYTLADDTHTKEEYGKSVQYTVTALTEWLERYGNENTVLVFLGDHQPNAHASGNRASRDVPISIVAKDPKLLDKIDSWGWTDGLRPAHNAPVWKMSAFRDRFLTAYGSTPHPKKG; the protein is encoded by the coding sequence ATGCCGAACTCCATGGACGGGCTGGAGCTCTCGACGTTTGTGCGGATACCGGCGGAGGGCGTGATCGGGGCCGCCGTGATGCTCGCGCTGCCGCGCCGCCCTCGGGTGGTGCTGGCCGTCGTGTCCGGGATCGCGCTGGCCGCGCTGACCGTGCTGAACCTGCTCGACATGGGCTTCAACCAGTACCTGGGCCGCGGCTTCAACCCCGTCCTCGACTGGAGCCTGCTCGGCGACGCCCAGTCGTATCTGGTGGACTCGCTGGGCCGTACGACCACACTCGCCGTCACGGCCGGGGTGATCGTCCTCGTACTGCTGCTGTTCGCGCTGCTGTCGCTGTCGACCGTCCGGCTCGCCAACCTGCTCGCCCGGCACTCCGGCATCGCGACCCGGGGCACCCTGATCGCCGGCGTCGTCTGGATCACCTGCTCCTCGCTCGGCGTGCAGATGTCCGGCGGGCCGGTCGCCGTCGACCGCACCGCGACCGCGCTGAAGGGGCAGGTCCGGCAGGCGCGGAACACCCTGCGGGACCAGGCGGAGTTCGAGAAGGTGGCCAGGGTGGACGCCTTCGGGAACACCCCGGGCAGCCAGCTGGTGCCGGATCTGCGCGGCAAGGACATGATCTTCACGTTCATCGAGAGCTACGGCCGGAGCGCGGTCGAGGACCCGATCATGGCACCCGGGGTCGACAGCACCCTCGACGCCCGCACCAAGGCCCTGGCCAAGGCCGGTTTCCACGCCAAGAGCGGCTGGCTGACCTCGGCGACGTACGGCGGCAGCAGCTGGCTCGGGCACTCCACCACCATGTCGGGCCTGTGGATCAGCGACCAGCAGCGCTACCGCACGGTCATGGCCAGCGACCACATGAGCCTGACCGACGCGTTCAAGAAGACCGGCGCCTTCGACACCGTCGGCGTCATGCCGGGCGTGCAGAAGGGGTGGCCGGAGCAGAAGTGGTACGGCCTGGACAAGGTCTACAACGCCTTCCAACTCGGCTACAAGGGACCGAAGTTCAGCTGGTCGACGATGCCGGACCAGTACACGCTCCAGCAGTACCAGGACCGCGTGCACAGCAAGAAGCCGGCCGACGGCAGGTCACGGATGTCGCTGCTCATCCTGACCTCCAGCCACACCCCCTGGGCGCCGATCCCCAAGATGGTCCCCTGGGACCAGCTGGGCGACGGCTCGGTCTTCGACTCCATCGAGAAGGCGGGCCACCCGTCCACCTACACCCTCGCCGACGACACGCACACCAAGGAGGAGTACGGCAAGTCCGTCCAGTACACGGTGACGGCGCTGACCGAGTGGCTGGAGCGCTACGGCAACGAGAACACCGTGCTGGTCTTCCTCGGCGACCACCAGCCGAACGCCCACGCCAGCGGCAACCGCGCCAGCCGTGACGTGCCGATCTCGATCGTCGCCAAGGACCCGAAGCTCCTGGACAAGATCGACAGCTGGGGCTGGACCGACGGCCTACGGCCCGCGCACAACGCGCCGGTCTGGAAGATGAGCGCGTTCCGGGACCGTTTCCTGACGGCGTACGGCTCGACCCCGCACCCGAAGAAGGGCTGA
- a CDS encoding glycogen debranching N-terminal domain-containing protein — MSDRHHLLVHGATFATVGDRGDISGVRGGGSPDGLFVRDARHLSRWQLTVDGAVPEVLTPVTDSDAARCVLVPRGGRQEPPAHTLFRRQAVGDSSFVESLRVTSNRPEPTTVRLAITADADFTDQFELRSDHRTYAKPGAVRSREVLDDGIEFTYRRAEWQSRTTITADPAPDAVEETGTGARRLVWTLGLDPHGTTELVLRVIARPHGERRAVRVPRDPASQDEQLLAAEGEFMEGVAFPSNWPELAAACARGLADLAALQVPATGPDGEELRVPAGGAPWFLTLLARDALLTSLFALPYRPELAAATLPALAATQATGPGLSPVAQPGKIVHEVRHGELAHFRQVPFGRYYGSVDATPLFLILLGAYTERTGDQIPARRLEPHARAAVGWMLDHGGLTSRGYLVYRADEGGLANQNWKDSPGAICCADGTRPTGAVMAAGAQGYAYDALRRTAWLARTAWGDATYAALLEQTAADLRDRFQRDFWMREHSFPALALDGQGRQIDALASDAGHLLWSGLLDKEYGEVVGRRLLEPDFFSGWGVRTLAAGQAAYHPLSYHRGSVWPHDNALITLGLARYGLHDEARTVARSLIDAATVAGHRLPEVLAGYGRDTHPEPVPYPHACVRESRSAAVPLALLTGVGGV; from the coding sequence ATGAGCGACCGGCATCATCTGCTTGTGCACGGGGCGACGTTCGCCACCGTGGGCGACCGGGGCGACATCAGCGGAGTCCGGGGCGGTGGTTCCCCGGACGGGTTGTTCGTACGAGACGCCCGGCATCTCAGCCGCTGGCAGCTGACCGTGGACGGCGCCGTGCCCGAGGTGCTCACCCCGGTCACCGACAGTGACGCGGCCCGCTGTGTGCTGGTCCCGCGCGGCGGCCGGCAGGAGCCTCCGGCGCACACCCTGTTCCGCCGGCAGGCCGTCGGCGACAGCTCGTTCGTGGAGTCGCTGCGGGTGACCAGCAACCGCCCGGAGCCGACCACGGTCCGGCTCGCCATCACCGCCGACGCCGACTTCACCGACCAGTTCGAACTCCGCTCCGACCACCGCACCTACGCCAAGCCCGGCGCCGTACGCTCCCGTGAAGTCCTGGACGACGGCATCGAGTTCACCTACCGGCGCGCCGAATGGCAATCGCGTACGACCATCACGGCCGACCCCGCTCCCGACGCCGTGGAGGAGACCGGCACCGGCGCCCGGCGCCTGGTGTGGACCCTCGGCCTGGATCCGCACGGCACCACCGAGCTGGTGCTCCGGGTGATCGCCCGCCCGCACGGCGAGCGGCGCGCCGTGCGTGTGCCCCGCGACCCGGCGTCACAGGACGAGCAACTCCTCGCTGCGGAAGGGGAGTTCATGGAGGGCGTGGCCTTCCCGAGCAACTGGCCGGAACTGGCGGCCGCCTGCGCGCGCGGCCTCGCCGACCTGGCCGCGCTCCAGGTGCCGGCCACCGGACCGGACGGCGAGGAACTGCGCGTCCCGGCCGGCGGCGCCCCCTGGTTCCTCACCCTCCTCGCCCGCGACGCCCTGCTCACCTCCCTGTTCGCGCTGCCGTACCGCCCGGAGCTGGCCGCCGCCACGCTCCCCGCGCTCGCCGCGACCCAGGCGACCGGCCCCGGCCTGTCCCCGGTCGCCCAGCCCGGCAAGATCGTGCACGAGGTACGCCATGGCGAGCTGGCGCACTTCCGCCAGGTGCCGTTCGGGCGGTACTACGGCTCGGTCGACGCGACCCCGCTGTTCCTGATCCTGCTCGGCGCGTACACCGAACGGACCGGGGACCAGATCCCGGCCCGGCGCCTGGAGCCGCACGCGCGTGCCGCCGTGGGCTGGATGCTGGACCACGGCGGCCTGACCTCGCGCGGCTACCTCGTCTACCGCGCCGACGAGGGCGGCCTCGCCAACCAGAACTGGAAGGACTCCCCCGGCGCGATCTGCTGCGCCGACGGCACCCGGCCCACCGGCGCGGTCATGGCGGCGGGCGCGCAGGGCTACGCGTACGACGCGCTGCGCCGCACGGCGTGGCTGGCGCGCACGGCGTGGGGCGACGCGACGTACGCGGCGCTGCTGGAGCAGACGGCAGCCGATCTGCGGGACCGGTTCCAGCGGGACTTCTGGATGCGGGAGCACTCCTTCCCGGCGCTCGCGCTGGACGGCCAGGGCCGCCAGATCGACGCGCTGGCGTCCGACGCCGGGCATCTGCTGTGGTCGGGGCTGCTGGACAAGGAGTACGGCGAGGTGGTGGGCCGACGGCTGCTGGAGCCGGACTTCTTCTCCGGGTGGGGGGTACGGACGCTGGCCGCGGGGCAGGCGGCGTACCACCCGCTCTCGTATCACCGGGGTTCCGTGTGGCCGCATGACAACGCGCTGATCACGTTGGGGCTCGCGCGGTACGGGCTGCATGACGAGGCCCGTACGGTGGCGCGTTCGCTGATCGACGCGGCGACGGTGGCGGGGCATCGGCTGCCGGAGGTTTTGGCGGGGTACGGGAGGGACACGCATCCGGAGCCGGTGCCTTATCCGCATGCGTGTGTGCGGGAGTCCCGGTCGGCCGCGGTTCCGCTTGCATTGTTGACGGGGGTGGGTGGGGTTTAG
- a CDS encoding helix-turn-helix transcriptional regulator, with product MTTMATDRETAPQPTRGSEIRRHELAAFLRSRRERISPEQVGLPRGARRRTPGLRREEVAHLSAVGVTWYTWLEQARDIQVSVQVLDALARTLMLDASERAHLFQLAGATDPTPAASCPSVTPALRELLRKLEPLPASIQNSRYDILAYNRTYGRLLCDLDAVPAEDLNCMLLCYTNKEWQDSVVHLEETQRLMAAKLRASLAGHLGEPAWKMLLKRLETASPEFRENWQRYEVVGSRSKTKEFRNALVGHLRLEHTDLWLGPELGARMVTYTPADEESRERLEKLYEMAQR from the coding sequence ATGACCACCATGGCCACGGACCGCGAGACCGCCCCGCAGCCGACCCGGGGCTCGGAGATCCGGCGGCACGAGCTGGCCGCGTTCCTGCGCAGCCGCCGTGAGCGCATCAGCCCCGAGCAGGTGGGCCTGCCGCGCGGGGCCCGCCGCCGTACGCCCGGACTGCGCCGGGAGGAGGTCGCGCACCTCTCCGCGGTCGGCGTCACCTGGTACACCTGGCTCGAACAGGCCCGGGACATCCAGGTCTCCGTCCAGGTTCTGGACGCCCTCGCCCGCACCCTGATGCTGGACGCCAGCGAGCGCGCCCACCTCTTCCAGCTGGCCGGTGCCACCGACCCGACGCCCGCCGCGAGCTGCCCGAGCGTCACCCCGGCCCTGCGCGAGCTGCTGCGCAAGCTGGAGCCGCTCCCGGCCTCCATCCAGAACAGCCGGTACGACATCCTCGCCTACAACCGCACCTACGGCCGCCTGCTGTGCGACCTGGACGCCGTGCCGGCGGAGGACCTCAACTGCATGCTCCTCTGCTACACCAACAAGGAGTGGCAGGACTCGGTCGTCCACCTGGAGGAGACCCAGCGTCTGATGGCCGCCAAGCTGCGCGCCTCACTGGCCGGCCATCTCGGCGAGCCGGCCTGGAAGATGCTCCTGAAGCGGCTCGAGACGGCGTCCCCCGAGTTCCGCGAGAACTGGCAGCGTTACGAGGTGGTCGGCAGCCGCTCCAAGACCAAGGAGTTCCGCAACGCCCTCGTGGGCCATCTCAGGCTGGAGCACACGGACTTGTGGCTGGGCCCCGAGCTGGGCGCGCGCATGGTGACGTACACGCCCGCCGACGAGGAGTCCCGCGAGCGGCTGGAGAAGCTGTACGAGATGGCGCAGAGGTAG
- a CDS encoding MFS transporter, whose protein sequence is MTTTTTTAPPEAPPRGLTPLGLLTLLLGTALPMIDFFIVNVALPTIEHDLHAAPATLEMVVAGYAVAYAVLLVLGGRLGDGHGRRRLFLWGVAGFGLTSLVCGLAPTAGWLVAARIAQGAASAALLPQVLATIHATTSGERRARAVALYGSVGGVSVVLGQVLGGVLVAADLAGTGWRAVFLVNVPVAVAALFCAVRAVPENRAERPARGDLGGTALLAAALIALLLPLTEGRAAGWPLWSVLLLCAAPLCGAGFYGVERRAERAGGSPLLPPSLLTAPEVRRGLLLGLPVFIGFAGWMFVSAVTLQQGLGYGALGAGLTLVPMGAAQFAASMLAPRVVRRLGGRAVTLAAVVHIAGLAAVTATALLGPWPRLSPLLLAPGLALCGVGQGLQLPLYYRILLAAIPARLAGAGSGLAATLQQSCLAVGVATLGSLFLSLVPGLGMREALAVVLAVQAAGLVGLGWLGLRLPAKIM, encoded by the coding sequence GTGACCACGACGACGACCACTGCGCCGCCCGAAGCCCCGCCCCGCGGCCTCACGCCCCTGGGCCTGCTCACCCTCCTCCTCGGGACCGCGCTCCCGATGATCGACTTCTTCATCGTCAATGTCGCGCTGCCGACCATCGAGCACGATCTGCACGCCGCGCCGGCCACGCTGGAGATGGTGGTGGCCGGGTACGCGGTGGCCTATGCCGTGCTGCTCGTCCTCGGCGGCCGGCTCGGCGACGGCCACGGCCGGCGGCGGCTGTTCCTGTGGGGAGTGGCCGGTTTCGGGCTGACGTCGCTGGTCTGCGGGCTGGCGCCGACCGCCGGGTGGCTGGTGGCGGCGCGGATCGCGCAGGGTGCCGCGTCGGCGGCGCTGCTGCCGCAGGTGCTGGCCACCATCCACGCGACGACGTCCGGGGAGCGGCGGGCCCGCGCGGTCGCCCTGTACGGCTCGGTCGGCGGGGTGTCCGTCGTACTCGGGCAGGTGCTGGGCGGGGTCCTGGTGGCCGCCGATCTGGCGGGCACCGGCTGGCGCGCGGTGTTCCTGGTGAACGTGCCGGTGGCCGTCGCCGCCCTGTTCTGTGCGGTGCGGGCGGTGCCGGAGAACCGGGCCGAGCGGCCCGCCCGGGGTGACCTCGGCGGTACGGCGCTGCTGGCGGCGGCCCTGATCGCGCTGCTGCTGCCGCTGACGGAGGGCCGGGCGGCGGGCTGGCCGCTGTGGTCGGTGCTGCTGCTGTGCGCGGCGCCGCTGTGCGGGGCGGGGTTCTACGGGGTGGAGCGGCGGGCGGAGCGGGCCGGCGGCAGCCCGCTGCTGCCCCCGTCCCTGCTGACCGCGCCGGAGGTCCGCCGGGGTCTGCTGCTGGGCCTGCCGGTGTTCATCGGCTTCGCGGGCTGGATGTTCGTCAGCGCGGTGACACTGCAACAGGGCCTCGGCTACGGGGCGTTGGGGGCCGGCCTGACGCTGGTGCCGATGGGGGCCGCACAGTTCGCGGCGTCGATGCTCGCGCCGCGTGTCGTACGACGCCTCGGCGGGCGGGCGGTGACGCTGGCGGCGGTGGTGCACATCGCGGGCCTGGCGGCGGTGACGGCGACAGCGCTGCTGGGTCCCTGGCCGCGGCTCAGCCCGCTGCTCCTCGCCCCCGGTCTGGCACTGTGCGGTGTGGGCCAGGGTCTCCAACTCCCCCTCTACTACCGGATCCTGCTGGCCGCGATACCGGCGCGGCTGGCGGGCGCGGGCAGTGGGCTGGCGGCCACGCTCCAGCAGTCGTGCCTGGCCGTCGGGGTCGCGACGCTCGGCTCGCTGTTCCTGTCCCTCGTCCCCGGTCTCGGGATGCGGGAGGCGCTGGCGGTGGTGCTGGCGGTGCAGGCGGCCGGACTGGTGGGGCTGGGGTGGCTCGGTCTGCGACTGCCGGCCAAGATCATGTAA
- the dusB gene encoding tRNA dihydrouridine synthase DusB has protein sequence MTHPLSIGPHAVMPPVVLAPMAGITNAPFRTLCREFSGGKGLFVSEMITTRALVERNEKTMQLIRFDASERPRSIQLYGVDPATVGKAVRMIAEEDLADHIDLNFGCPVPKVTRKGGGSALPYKRNLLRAILREAVSGAGDLPVTMKMRKGIDDDHITYLDAGRIAVEEGVTAIALHGRTAAQHYGGTADWDAIARLKEHVPEIPVLGNGDIWSAADALRMVRETGCDGVVVGRGCLGRPWLFADLVAAFEGRTDARAGGTDGCGARPALREVADVMVRHARLLGEWIGDESKGVIDFRKHVAWYLKGFAVGSEMRGRLAITSSLEELRAGLDELDLDQAWPLGAEGPRGRTSGNNRVVLPDGWLKDPYDCAGVSEDAELDTSGG, from the coding sequence ATGACCCACCCGCTCTCCATCGGCCCGCACGCCGTGATGCCGCCCGTCGTGCTCGCACCCATGGCGGGCATCACCAACGCGCCCTTCCGCACCCTGTGCCGGGAGTTCAGCGGTGGCAAGGGCCTGTTCGTCAGCGAGATGATCACGACCCGGGCGCTGGTCGAGCGCAACGAGAAGACCATGCAGCTGATCAGGTTCGACGCGAGCGAGCGCCCGCGTTCGATCCAGCTGTACGGCGTCGACCCCGCGACCGTCGGCAAGGCCGTCCGCATGATCGCGGAGGAGGACCTGGCCGACCACATCGACCTGAACTTCGGCTGCCCGGTCCCCAAGGTGACCAGGAAGGGCGGCGGCTCGGCCCTCCCGTACAAGCGGAACCTGCTGCGCGCGATCCTGCGCGAGGCGGTGAGCGGCGCCGGTGATCTGCCGGTGACGATGAAGATGCGCAAGGGCATCGACGACGATCACATCACCTACCTCGACGCCGGCCGTATCGCCGTCGAGGAGGGCGTCACGGCGATCGCGCTCCATGGCCGTACGGCCGCCCAGCACTACGGCGGCACCGCCGACTGGGACGCCATCGCACGCCTGAAGGAGCACGTGCCGGAGATCCCCGTGCTCGGCAACGGTGACATCTGGTCGGCCGCGGACGCGCTGCGGATGGTCCGGGAGACCGGCTGCGACGGGGTGGTCGTGGGGCGCGGGTGCCTTGGCCGTCCCTGGCTGTTCGCGGACCTGGTCGCCGCCTTCGAGGGGCGTACGGACGCCCGTGCCGGAGGCACTGATGGATGCGGTGCGCGCCCTGCGCTGCGTGAGGTCGCCGACGTCATGGTCCGGCACGCCCGCCTGCTCGGCGAGTGGATCGGGGACGAGTCCAAGGGCGTGATCGACTTCCGCAAGCACGTCGCCTGGTACCTGAAGGGCTTCGCGGTCGGCTCCGAGATGCGGGGGCGGCTCGCGATCACGTCCTCGCTGGAGGAGCTGCGGGCCGGCCTGGACGAACTGGACCTCGACCAGGCCTGGCCGCTCGGTGCCGAAGGTCCGCGCGGCCGTACGTCCGGCAACAACCGGGTGGTGCTGCCGGACGGCTGGCTGAAGGACCCGTACGACTGCGCGGGCGTCAGCGAGGACGCGGAGCTGGACACCTCCGGAGGCTGA
- a CDS encoding ROK family protein gives MTDRMTDRQERPGRRAGQAGAGELLELVRSGRAVTRGALQQVTGLSRATVGQRLDRLFRAGWLREGAGGPVGSPLGGRPSITLEFDDRHAVVLAADLDTRHARAAVLGLTGEILAEHSGTLVVEDGPEAVLGELGHWFDRLLEKAGRPAAEVCGIGLAVPGPVDTGTGRVVQPPMMPGWDGYDIRGRLSRAFAEHTGTEAVPVLVDNDANLMAYGEQRAGHPDCAAFVLVKVSTGIGAGVVVDGAIYRGIDGGAGDIGHIRIGADAQCRCGSHGCLAAVASGGAVARRLAESGVPAASGADVRDLLAAGHPEATALAREAGRQVGVVLATVVTLLNPGVLMIAGDLAGTPFLTGVRELLYQRALPRSTAHLDVVTSRLGERAALIGAGALVVEHLYAPERAEERLRALGV, from the coding sequence ATGACCGACCGTATGACCGACCGTCAGGAGAGGCCCGGCAGACGGGCCGGCCAGGCCGGCGCCGGCGAGCTGCTGGAACTGGTGCGCAGCGGCCGGGCCGTGACACGCGGTGCGCTCCAGCAGGTCACCGGGCTGTCCCGGGCGACCGTCGGCCAGCGCCTGGACCGGCTGTTCCGGGCCGGCTGGCTGCGCGAGGGCGCCGGCGGCCCGGTCGGCTCACCGCTCGGCGGCCGCCCCTCCATCACCCTGGAGTTCGACGACCGCCACGCCGTCGTGCTCGCCGCCGACCTGGACACCCGGCACGCCCGCGCGGCCGTCCTCGGCCTGACCGGCGAGATCCTCGCCGAGCACTCGGGGACCCTGGTCGTCGAGGACGGCCCGGAGGCGGTGCTCGGCGAACTCGGCCACTGGTTCGACCGGTTGCTGGAGAAGGCCGGGCGTCCGGCGGCGGAGGTCTGCGGCATCGGGCTCGCCGTGCCAGGCCCGGTGGACACCGGGACCGGCCGGGTGGTGCAGCCCCCGATGATGCCCGGCTGGGACGGCTACGACATAAGGGGCCGGCTCTCCCGCGCCTTCGCCGAGCACACCGGCACGGAAGCGGTCCCGGTCCTGGTGGACAACGACGCCAACCTCATGGCCTACGGCGAACAGCGCGCCGGACACCCCGACTGCGCGGCCTTCGTGCTGGTCAAGGTGTCCACGGGCATAGGCGCCGGGGTGGTCGTGGACGGCGCGATCTACCGGGGCATCGACGGCGGCGCCGGCGACATCGGGCACATCCGCATCGGCGCGGACGCGCAGTGCCGCTGTGGTTCGCACGGCTGTCTCGCCGCCGTAGCGAGCGGGGGCGCCGTGGCCCGGCGGCTGGCGGAGAGCGGGGTGCCGGCCGCCTCCGGCGCGGACGTGCGGGACCTGCTGGCCGCGGGGCATCCCGAGGCGACGGCGCTGGCCCGCGAGGCAGGGCGCCAGGTCGGTGTGGTGCTGGCGACGGTCGTGACCCTGCTCAACCCGGGCGTGCTGATGATCGCGGGCGACCTCGCGGGCACGCCCTTCCTCACCGGGGTGCGTGAGCTGCTCTACCAGCGGGCGCTGCCGCGCTCCACGGCCCACCTGGACGTCGTCACCTCGCGGCTGGGCGAGCGGGCCGCGCTCATCGGAGCGGGGGCGCTGGTCGTGGAACACCTCTACGCGCCGGAGCGGGCCGAGGAGCGGCTTCGGGCACTGGGCGTGTGA
- a CDS encoding helix-turn-helix transcriptional regulator translates to MSIAAPEHRTEQPQAQHIRTEQPKVQHVRRRELAAFLRSRRERITPEQVGLPRGPRRRTPGLRREEVAQLSAVGVTWYTWIEQARATHVSAQVLDAVARALLMDPAERAHLFALAGTADPRTDPECPVVSTSARKVVERLAPYPAALQNARYDVLAANRPFAQLFGDLAELPPAERNCLWLLTTSERWKRDFLDRDEMLRDLIAKYRAGMAEHVAEPAWKEQLDRLLAVSGEFRELWGRHEVAPMSPHVKRYRHPVVGLIRLEHRNMWLAPQSPAHRVVAYIPADEESEERLERLEGLADG, encoded by the coding sequence ATGAGCATCGCAGCGCCGGAACACCGCACGGAGCAGCCGCAAGCGCAGCACATCCGCACGGAGCAGCCGAAGGTGCAGCACGTCCGGCGCCGGGAGCTGGCCGCCTTCCTGCGCAGCCGGCGCGAGCGCATCACCCCGGAGCAGGTCGGCCTGCCGCGCGGCCCGCGCCGCCGTACGCCGGGACTGCGCCGGGAGGAGGTCGCCCAGCTCTCCGCGGTCGGCGTCACCTGGTACACGTGGATCGAGCAGGCCCGCGCCACCCATGTCTCCGCGCAGGTGCTGGACGCCGTCGCCCGCGCCCTGCTCATGGACCCCGCCGAACGTGCCCATCTGTTCGCCCTCGCCGGGACCGCCGACCCGCGCACCGACCCCGAGTGCCCGGTGGTCTCCACGTCCGCGCGGAAGGTCGTCGAACGGCTCGCGCCCTACCCGGCCGCCCTGCAGAACGCCCGGTACGACGTCCTCGCCGCCAACCGCCCCTTCGCCCAGCTCTTCGGCGACCTTGCCGAGCTGCCGCCGGCCGAGCGGAACTGCCTGTGGCTGCTGACCACCAGCGAGCGCTGGAAGCGGGACTTCCTCGACCGGGACGAGATGCTGCGGGACCTGATCGCCAAGTACCGGGCGGGCATGGCCGAGCATGTGGCCGAGCCCGCGTGGAAGGAGCAGCTGGACCGGCTGCTGGCGGTCTCCGGGGAGTTCCGCGAGCTGTGGGGACGGCACGAGGTCGCGCCGATGTCCCCGCACGTCAAGCGGTACCGGCACCCGGTGGTCGGCCTGATCCGCCTCGAACACCGCAACATGTGGCTGGCGCCACAGTCCCCGGCCCACCGCGTGGTCGCGTACATCCCCGCCGACGAGGAGAGCGAGGAACGGCTGGAACGGCTGGAAGGGCTGGCGGACGGGTGA